The sequence below is a genomic window from Fusobacterium varium.
ATAAACTGGTGTTATATGATAAGCTTTTCTCTTAGTGTAGATATCATCTTCACTGATTCCCATAAGATCTGCTATTCCTTTATCTGAGAATCCTTTATTTTTTAATTTTCTTAAATAATCTGGATCTAATTCTTTGAATTTTAATCCTTTTAAAATCTCTTCTTGTTTAACTATCCATTCGATTTTTTCCATGAAGAATTTATCTATTCCAGTTAATTTTTGAAGTTTTTCTTTTATATATCCTCTTCTTAACATTTCTGCAACAACGAAGATTCTTTCATCATCTGGTTTAACTACAGCAGCTTTTAATTGTTCCATAGTCATTTTCTTAGCTACTGGGTGTTCTAAACTATATCTTCCAATTTCAAGTGATCTGATTCCTTTTAAGAAAGCTGATTCAAATGTACTTCCGATAGCCATAACTTCTCCAGTTGCCATCATTTTTGTTCCTAGTGTTCTATTTGCTTTTTTGAATTTATCAAATGGCCACTTAGGAATTTTTACAACTATATAGTCAATAGTTGGGTCGAAACAAGCATAAGTTGTTTGAGTAGCTTCGTTTACTATTTCATCAAGAGTATATCCCATAGCAAGTTTTGTAGATACTCTAGCTATTGGGTAACCAGTTGCTTTTGATGCAAGAGCTGATGATCTTGAAACTCTTGGGTTAATTTCTATAATTGCATATTCGAATGATTTTGGATGAAGAGCAAATTGAACGTTACATCCTCCAATAACTCCAACTTCATTTACTATTTTAACTGCTGATGCTCTAAGCATTGCACACTCTTTAGCTGAAAGTGTTTGAGTTGGTGCAACAACTATTGAGTCTCCAGTATGGATTCCAACTGGGTCAACGTTTTCCATATTACATACAACTATTGTATTTCCATTTTTATCTCTGATTACTTCATATTCAATCTCTTTCCATCCATAGATTGATTTTTCAAGAAGTACTTGTCCTACCATTGAAAGAGCAAGTCCTTTTACTAATATATCTTCTAGTTCTTTAGGGTTGTTAGCAATTCCCCCTCCAGTTCCTCCAAGAGTATATGCAGGTCTTACAACGATTGGGTATCCAATCTCTCTTGCAACTTCGAATCCTTCTTCAAGAGTTTCAACTATTTTACTTTGAATAATAGGTTCTCCTAATTTATTCATTGTCTCTCTGAATATTTCTCTGTCTTCTCCCTTTTTAATAGATTCAACAGAAGTTCCAATTACTCTTACTCCATATTTTTCAAGGATACCTTTTTCTGAAAGCTCAACTACCATGTTAAGTCCAGTTTGTCCTCCCATTCCTGCAATAATAGAGTCTGGTCTTTCTTTAGCTATTACTTTTTCAACAAATTCTATAGTGATTGGTTCAATATATATTCTATCAGCAACTGCTTTATCTGTCATAATTGTAGCAGGGTTTGAGTTGATAAGTACAACTTCAATTCCCTCTTTTTTTAGAGTTTCACAAGCTTGAGTTCCTGAATAGTCAAATTCAGCAGCTTGTCCTATTATAATTGGTCCTGAACCTATTACAAGTGTTTTCTTTATAGATTTATCTAACATCTTTTTCTTTCCTCCTAATTATCTAAAAACTTTTAACCTTCAACTTTACAAAATACTACGCTTTTTTCTCTATAGTCTTTAAAAAATCAGCAAATAAGTTATTTGAATCTTCTGGATATGCTTCAGGTAAGAATTGTACTCCCATAGCTGAAAGTTCAACATTTCTAAATCCTTCTACAGTTTTATCATTTAAGTTTACATGAGTAGCTTCAGCATTTCCTAAAGCATCTATTGTATATCCATGATTTTGAGATGTTACATATATTCTGTTTCTTGCTATATCTTTAACTGGGTGGTTAGCTCCTCTATGTCCATTGTTCATTTTAGCTATAGTTCCTCCAAGAGCAAGATTTAATACTTGAGCTCCTAAAGATACTCCAAATACTGGAAGTTTTCCTAATACTTCTTTCACTGTAGCTACAACTTCTGGTACATCTGCTGGATTTCCAGGTCCACTTGATAAGAATAATGCATCTATATTGTGTTTTTTCATTTCTTCAAATGTTGTATTGTATGGGAATACTGAAACTGCAAATCCCATTTTAGAAAGAGAATCTATAGTACTTCTTTTAACTCCTAGATCTAGAACTCCTATTCTAAGTCCATTTCCTCCAACTTCAATTATCTCTTTTCTACTTACTTCAGCAACTGCATTTTCATATGAGAAATTATCAAACTTTTCTTTTAACTCTTTGTGTGTAAGATCATCAGTTGTAATAATAGCTTTCATAGATCCATTGTCTCTTATTATTTTAGCTATCTCTCTTGTATCTACTCCTTTAAATCCTACTACATTATATTGTCTTAAGAATCCGTCTAATGTCATTTCACATCTAAAGTTGTTAGGTAATTTTGCATCTTCTTTAATAACAAATCCTTTTAAATGAATCTTATCTGATTCCATATCATCTAAGTTGATTCCGTAGTTTCCTACCATTGGATATGTCATAACTACTATCTTTCCATAAAGTGATGGATCAGTAAGAGTTTCTTGATACCCTACCATTCCAGTAGTAAAAACTATTTCTCCAGTAGTTTCACCTAAATGTCCAAAGATTTTTCCATCAAAGCTCATGCCATTTTCAAGAATAAGTTTACCTTTCATTTCCCCTCCTAAAAAAAAGATACAACTACAAAAAGTTATATCTTAGAAAATTTAAAATATTTAAAATTATGAATAACAAATCTAAAAGAAAAATCAAAAAGAATAGCAAATAGTTTTAACTTAAATGTGTTATTATACTCTTTATTTGATAGTATAACCTCTGCCATATAATATCCCTCCTGATTTTTACTAAAAAAAATTATATCTTTTTTTCAAACCTTTGTCAAGAAGTTTATTCTGTAAAATAACTAAAGCTATTTTTAATAAAAAACTTTTTTAAAGACAATTTAATTTTTATTTTTACAATATTTACTTTTATTAATATAATATGTATCAGATTTAAACTTTTATTAGATTAAATTTTTTTATTTTTTTCCTCTATTTACAAAAAAAATTAAATAAGATTATATTTTCAAAAGACTGCTTAAATCAAATTAACTTTCAATTTATAGCAGCCTTTTGCTTTTTATCTACTCTACAACATCTAAATTATATAGATTATGCATTGTTGTTGGATCATATTTAAATCCTTTAACTCTCTTATTAATTCCTATATTTTCATTTTTATAAAGTAAAACAATTAAAGGTGATTCCTCTTGTAAAATCATTTGAGCCTTTTTGTAGTGTTCTTTTCTTTCTTCAGCATTAACACTTTCTCTTCCTAATTCAACTTCTCTATCAAACTCTTTATTTGTATAGAATGCTCTATTTCCCGCTCCCCCATGAGAACTACTATGTAATAATGGATATAGTACAATGTCAGCATCAGATGTTCCTGATACCCAACCACCTATATATGCTGTATGCTCTCCTTGGGCAGTTTTTTGAATATAAGCTCCCCACTCAAGAGTTTCTATTTTCATATCTATTCCTATTTCTTTCAAGTTAGCTTGAATAATTTGAGCAAGTTGTAATCTTATAGCACTATCATTACAATATAAAGTAAAATTAGGATCTTTTACTCCTGATTTAGCAATTAACTCCTTAGCTTTTTCAGGGTTATACTCATATCCTTGTGCCTCTTTAGAAAAACCAAAAACATTTGGGTTTACTATTGAAGTTGCAGGTTGTGCCATTCCCATAAATACAGAATCTGCCATTCCTTGTTTATTTAAAGCATAGTTAATAGCTACTCTATAATCTTTATTATCAAAAGGTGGTTTTTTTGTATTTAAAGTTATATACTCTGTTGATGTTGTTGGTTTAGAGATTAACTCTAATTTCTCATTTTTCTTTACTATTTCAGAATCTATTGGAGATACACCTAAAGCAATATCTATCTCCCCTGTTTCAAGAGCTGCTAACCTACTACTTGCTTCAGTTATTGATCTTATAATAAGTTTATCAATTTTTGGTCTACCTTCAAAATACTCATCAAAAGCTACAAGTTCTATCTTCTCTCCATCTCCCCAATCAACAAATTTATATGGTCCTGTTCCTATTGGTTCTATAGAGATCATATCATTTTTAACTTTTGTATCTTTTTCATTTAATATAGCTGTCAACGGATGAGCTAAACTAAATAATAGAGGTGCTGAACTATTTTTTAGGACTAATTTAATAGTTGAATCATCAATAACTTCTACTTTATCAATAACTTCAATCATTATTTTACTTGCTGGTTTTTCCAACATTCTATTGATACTAAATACAACGTCATTTATTGTCATTGTATCTCCATTATGGAATTTTACCCCTTTCTTTATCTTAATTACTAATTCAGTAGGTGAAAGATACTCATAAGACTCAGCTAACTCAGGAACTATATTTCCATTGTCATCTATTTTAAATAGTGTGTTAAAAATTTGCTCTGTTACAAAAAGAGCTGGAATCTCATTATACATATTAGGATCTAGTGTCTTTGGCTTTGACCCTTGTGATACTACTACAGTTTTTTCTTTAGGTAAATTTGCTTTCTCTTCTGTTTTCTCTGAAGAACAACCTAATAAAAGAAATGCTGTAGCTAAAGCAATAGCAATTTTCTTCATAAACATTCCTCCAAATATATAAAAATATAGTATATTAACACTAATATACTACTACTATCATCAAAAAATAAAAAATATATTTAATATATAATAATTATTAAAATTATTTTTTATATTTCTTCTGTAATATTTTCTTTAACCTTTTTACATAATTTAGAGTATATCCTTTCTACAAACCATTTTTCACTTGATTTTTTAGAAATCTCATCTACTTTTATCCACTCTACTCCACTGTTTTCATCAGGTTTAATTTGTAAAGAAAGTTTTTCATCTGCCTCTAATAAAAAAGTAAAGTTTAAATGAAGATGTGAGGATATATATTCTCCCTTTTTCTCATGTCCATTTACTGTTAAAATCTCTATGGAAAAAATATCTGTTGATAAAAATTTAACCTCTTTAACTCCACTTTCCTCTTCTACTTCTTTTAAAACAACATCTTTTAAATTTTTATTTCCATCAGCATGTCCACCTAACCATGCCCAAGAATTATAAATATTATGATATGCCATTAATACCTTGTCTCTCTTATCATTTACAATCCAAGCTGAAACAGTAATATGAGCTATTTTATTTCCCCTTGTAAAAATTTCATCCCCACTTTGTAACCATTGTAAAATAAGTTCTTTATCCCTTTTCTCCTGTTCATTAAAAGGTTTGTACTCTCTTAACTCCTTTTCTAAATTTTCCATCTTTTCCTCCATAAGAATAAATTTACAATAAAAAAGCTGCTGCAAACTCTTAATTTACAACAGCAATTTTTTAATTATAATCTTTTTAAAATTTTAGCAAGTTGATCAGGACAAGAAGTTCCTCTACCTCTACAATCAATTCCTTCAAGTTTTGCTATAGCATCCTCTTTTTTCATTCCAAGAAGAAGATTTTGAAGTCCGTGAGTATTTCCATCACATCCTCCAACAAACTCTATTTCAGTGATGTAACCATCATAATCTACAGTAACTCCAATTTGTTTAGCACAAACTTTTTCTGTTGAATAATAATGCATTTTTCCTCCTCATAAAATTAGATCATAGTGAATACCTTAAAAACATTCAAAGTTATTATACAAAATTTTTCATATTTTGTAAATATTTTATAATAAATATTATAAACTTTTTTATCTCTTTTTTTATATTTTTAAGATGTTTTCAATCTTTTATTTTTCGTTCTTACTTTAACTTTTTATGATATTTTGATATAATATTATATTATAAACTCTATATCCAAAAAGGAGGATAATTATGTTAAAAAAATTTATAATTATATTAGCTGCTTTTTCAATTATAGCTTGCTCTGGAAGAGAAGTAGATATATCTAAAAAGCAAGAAAGAGGAGGTATAGTTTACATTGTCAATGAAGAAAAACCTTTCTCTGGAGTAATTACAGGAAAATATGGAAATGGACAAGTTAAGATAAAAGAAACTTTTAAAGATGGTAAATATAATGGAGAACAATATACTTACTATGATAATGGACAAGTTGAATCAAAAGCAGACTTTGAAAATGGTGTAGCTAAAGGAACTTACTTCCAATATCATAGAAATGGAGAAATTTCATACACTGGACAATTTATGAATGGTAAACGTCAAGGTGAATGGAATAGATATACTGATGATAAGAAACTTATTCTTACTGAATTTTATAACAATGGAACTCTTGAAGATGTAAAACAATATCTTGTGGATACTGATAAAGTTAAACAAAAAATATTAGATTTTTTTAATTAAAATTTTAATTCTTTTATACTAAAAAATTAGTATTATCTTATAAAGCAATAATTATTTTTCAATAATTTTTAAAAAATTAAAAAATTTTTTCAAATTTTACTTGCATTTTTTAATTTTTAGATGTATACTCACAGTAACTAAAAAAGGAATCATAAAATCAAAATTAAAAGAGGAGGGAGAGAATATGTTACTACTTAACATAATATCATTTGTCATATGTGTCATAATAATAAGAGTCATACAAAGCTTGACTAAAATCTCATATGCCTATGATTATGTTAGGGATTAATTTTGCATATTCTTTAAACTATATAAGGGGAATAATAAATATATATTATTGTTTTAAATAAATTTATTATTTTCTTGTATCCTTTGAGATAGAAGCAACCTAACAGGGTTGCTTTTTTTTATACCTATAATTGTCCAAAATTTAGGTATTAAAATTCTTTATTTTAAGTATTTAATTTAGATTGATTTTATAAAATTTTAAAGGGGGAAATATTATGAAAAAACTTACATTAATGCTTTTAGGAGTAACTTGTTTATTAACAGCTTGTGGAGGAAATGAAACTAAAGAAGCAGCACCTAAAAAAGAGGAAGTTGTAAAAATTGGAGCTACAGCACCACTTACTGGTCCAGTAGCAATCTATGGAGTAACTGCAACAAATGGATCAAAATTAGCTATGGAAGAGATTAATAAAAGTGGTGGAGTACTTGGTAAAAAAATTGACTTTGTTGTACTTGATTCTAAAGGGGACTCTACTGAAGCTGTAATGGCATATAATAGACTTGTAGATGAAGGAATTGTTGCATTTATTGGAGATGCTCCATCTAAACCAACTTTAGCAATTGCAGAGGTAGCAGCACAAGATAACATGCCTATGATTACACCAACTGGAACTCAATTTAATATTACAGAAGCTGGTAAAAACGTATTCCGTGCTTGTTTTACTGACCCATATCAAGGAAAAATCTTAGCAACTTTTGCTAAAAATAATTTAAAAGCTGAAAAAGTTGCAATTGTAGTTAATAACTCAAGTGACTATTCAAATGGAGTAAGTGAAGCATTCTTAGAAGAAGCTAAAAATCTTGGACTTGAAGTTGTTGCTAAAGAAGGATACTCAGATGGAGATAAAGATTTCAGAGCTCAGCTTACAAAAATCCTTCCTACTAACCCTGATCTATTAGTAATTCCTGATTACTATGAGCAAGTTGCATTAATTACTACTCAAGCTAGAGAGATTGGACTTAAATCTACATTCATCGGACCAGATGGTTGGGATGGAGTTGCAAAAACTCTTGACTCTAGTGCTTATGAAGCTATTGAAAATTCATATTTCACTAACCACTATTCACTAGATGATCAATCTGAAAAAGTTCAAAACTTCGTAAAAGCTTATAGAGAAACATATAAAGAAGATCCATCTTCATTTGCTGCTCTATCTTATGATGCTGCATATATGATGAAAGCTGCTATTGAAAAAGCTGGAACTACTGAAAAACAAGCTGTTGTAGATGCTTTAAAAGGACTTGAATACGATGGTGTTACTGGACATCTAACATTTGATGAAAAGAATAACCCTGTTAAAGCAGTTACTGTATTAAAAATTGTTAACGGAAAATATACTTTTGACTCAACTGTTGAAACAAAATAAGTTTTTAAAAATTAAAAGATGATTAAGAATTCTAACCAGTACCAAAAATCTTCAGTACTGGTTAGAAATTCATCTATATATAAAAAAGGAGAGGAAAGAAAAAATGGAATTTTTACTTCAGATTATAAATGGATTACAGATTGGGAGCATCTATGCCCTTATTTCTCTTGGGTACACCATGGTATACGGGATAGCACAACTTATCAACTTTGCACACGGGGATATTATTATGGTAGGTGCATATGTTTCTTTATTTAGTATCCCAATGTTTACTAAAATAGGTTTGCCCGTATGGCTTACAATGGTCCCTGCTATTATTGTCTGCATTCTCTTAGGAATGCTAACTGAAAGAGTCGCTTATAGACCTCTTAGAAACTCTCCAAGAATCTCTAACCTAATCACAGCCATAGGAGTAAGCTTATTATTAGAAAATAGTTTTATGAAAATTTTCACACCTAATACTAGACCATTTCCTAAAGTGTTTACTCATCCACCTATTTTAATAGGAGATCTTCACTTAAACTTTGGAACTGTTGTAACTATTTTAGTTACATTGATACTATCTATTGCTCTTCAATATTTTATGAAAAAGACTAAATATGGAAAAGCAATGCTTGCAACAAGTGAAGATTATGGGGCTGCTAAATTAGTAGGAATTAATGTTGATCACACTATCCAATTAACATTTGCTATCGGTAGTGGACTTGCAGCAGTTGCAGCTGTTTTATATGTAGCTGCTTATCCTCAAGTTCAACCATTAATGGGATCTATGCCTGGTATCAAAGCATTTATTGCAGCAGTTTTAGGAGGTATCGGAATTCTTCCTGGAGCTGTTCTTGGAGGATTTATTCTTGGAATTGTAGAAAGCTTAACAAGAGCATACATCTCATCTCAATTAGCTGATGCAATTGTATTTTCAATATTAATTATCGTACTATTAGTTAAACCTACTGGAATTTTAGGTAAAAATATGAGAGAAAAGGTATAAGGTGATTGGGAAATGTCAAAAACAAAGATGCTTAGTTATATTGCAACATTTGTATTACTTACTGTTGTTTATATTATTTTAATGAGTTTAATCAATACTGGTGTTATTTCAAGATACCAAACAAATATATTAACATTAATCTGTATTAATATTATTCTTGCTGTTAGTTTAAATGTTACTGTTGGTTGTTTAGGACAAATTACAATTGGACATGCTGGATTTATGTCAGTTGGTGCTTATGCTGCTGCTCTATTTACTAAAAGTGGAATTGTAGAGGGGTTACCTGGATATTTCTTAGCCCTAATTATTGGTGGAGCTGTTGCAGGGGTAGTTGGAATTATAATTGGAATTCCGGCTCTTAGATTAAACGGTGACTATCTTGCAATTATTACTCTTGCTTTTGGAGAAATTATCAGAGTTTTAATTGAATACTTTGACTTTACTGGGGGAGCTCAAGGATTACGTGGCATCCCTCGTTACAATAAAATCGAGATTATCTTTATTATCATGGTTGTATGTGTAATGATGATGTTCTCTCTTATGACAAGTAGACATGGAAGGGCTGTTCTATCAATTAGAGATGATGAAATTGCCAGTGGTGCATCAGGAGTTAATACAACTTATTATAAAACATTTGCATTTACTGTATCAGCAGTTTTTGCAGGAATTGCAGGAGCTGTATATGCTCATCACTTGGGAATCTTAGGAGCTAAACAATTTGACTTTAACTATTCAATCAACATCTTAACAATGGTAGTTTTAGGAGGAATGGGAAGTTTCACAGGTTCTATTCTATCAGCTATCGTTTTAACAATTGTACCTGAAATGCTACGTGAATTTTCAGATTACCGTATGATTGTTTACTCTTTACTACTTATCTTAACTATGATCTTCCGTCCAACAGGACTTTTAGGACGTAAAGAGTTTCAAATTACAAAAGTTATTGAAAGATTTATGAAAAAAGGAGGAAATGTCAATGAATAACCTTGTATTAGATGCTAAAGATATTTCTATTACCTTTGGTGCATTAAAGGCTGTAACTGATTTTAACTTACAATTGAGAGAAAATGAGCTTGTAGGACTTATCGGTCCCAACGGTGCTGGTAAAACTACTGTTTTCAATATTTTAACTGGGGTATATTCTCCAACATCTGGGACATATACTTTTAATGGTGAAGTAATTAATAAGATGCCTACATATAAATTAGTAAAAAAAGGACTTGCTAGAACTTTCCAAAATATCAGACTTTTTAAATATATGAGTGTTTTAGATAATGTTCTTGTAGCTAATAACTTTAATATGAAATATGGAATTTTAAGTGGTACATTCCGTTTCCATAACTATTGGAGAGAGGAGAAAGAGGTTAAAGCTAAAGCCCTAGAGCTTTTAAAAATCTTTGATTTAGATAAATATGCTGATATGCCTGCTGGAAACCTACCTTATGGACAACAAAGAAAGCTTGAAATTGCTAGAGCTATGGCAACAAATCCAAAAGTTTTACTACTTGATGAACCTGCAGCAGGAATGAACCCTACTGAAACTGAAGAATTAATGAAAACTATCAAACTTATTAGAGATAAATTTAATATTGCTATACTTTTAATTGAACATGATATGAAACTTGTTCTAGGAATTTGTGAAAGGCTTATTGTATTAGATCATGGAAATGTTATTGCATCAGGAGATCCACATGAAGTTGTTAATAATCCAACTGTTATTACAGCTTATCTAGGTGCTGATGATGAAGGAGATGAAGAGTAACAATGGAAAATCAAAATATGTTAGAAATCAAAGATTTACACGTTTATTATGATAATATTCATGCTTTAAAAGGAATCTCATTAAATGTTAAACAAGGTGAGATTGTATCACTTATTGGAGCTAACGGAGCTGGTAAAACTACTACTCTACAAACTATCTCTGGACTTATCAACTCTAGAGAGGGACAAATTTTCTTTGAAGGAAAGGATATTACAAAGGAAAAATCACATAAGATTTGTGAAATTGGAATTGCTCAAGTTCCTGAGGGAAGAAGAGTTTTTGCTAAACTTCCTGTAAAAGACAACTTAAAATTAGGTGCTTTTACTGTAAAGGATACTCCTGAAAATCTTGAAAAAGATAGAGCTAATTTCTATAAAAATTTCCCAAGAATGTCTGAACGTAAAAATCAATTAGCTGGTACCCTTTCTGGTGGTGAACAACAAATGCTTGCTATGGGTAGAGCTATTATGAGTAGACCTAAACTTTTAATTCTTGATGAGCCATCAATGGGACTTTCTCCTCTATTTGTAAAAGAAATCTTCTCAGTTATTAAAAAGCTTAAAGAGATGGGAACTACTATTCTTTTAGTTGAACAAAATGCTAAAATGGCTCTTGCTATCTCTGATAGAGCCTATGTAATTGAAACTGGAAGAATTACTCTTGAGGGAGATGCAAAAGAGTTAATGAACAATCCACAAATTAAAAAAGCTTACTTAGGAGCTTAATTAAAAAAGGGAGTATTGAAAAATATTCCCTTTTTAGTTATCTATCTACCTTAAAATTTAGGTATTTTCTGTATATTGCTTATCTCTTTTCCTAAACATCTTCTTAAAAAATTAGGAACAAATACAGAATAATATAGTAGTTGAGCTTCTATATTTCCCTTTTCAACTTTCTTTAATTCTCTATATAGCTCTTTATACCTATTATGAACTCTCTTCCAATCTCCACCACCATTATATCTTTTATATATAACAACTGAGTAGAAACTTAGAATAAGTTTAGCTAAAGTTTCCTTTCCAATTTTAGAATCAAGATTTTGATACTCTTTAAAAAATTTCTCACATATTTTCTCAAGAGAGATTATGCTTTTTTCAGAAACTTTATTCATTATACTTCCTGTTCTCTGTCTATAAAAATAAAAAGCTCTATCTATATATTTTACTCTTTTGGCTTTAAGATAAACTATTGGAGTAAATTCACTATCCTCATGTACAATCTCTTCATTAAACCAAATATTATTATCAATTAAAAACTTTCTTCTATATATATCATCTACAACCTCTTCTCTAAAACATTTAGGTTGTTGAAAAAGCTTTCCAAAAAATTCTATCCCTGTTACTACTCCAGAATTTTTTACTAAATCAGATCTAAAAAGTGGGGCTCCTGTTTTTTCTGGTGTATAATATCTCATATTCCCAACCATAACATCAAGATCTTCCATCTCTCCTTCAAAGAAAAACTTTTTATACTCTTGAACATCTATAAAATCATCACTATCAATAAAAGAGATATACTCTCCCTTTGCAACTCTCATTCCTGCATTTCTAGCTGAAGATAATCCACCATTTTCTTTATCTACAATAACTGTTCTCTCTGGATAACTTTGTTTAAACTCCTCCATTATCTCTCTACTTCTATCTTTAGAACCGTCATTTACAAGGATTACTTCATAATCTATCCCATCAATTTTATATAAACTATCTAAACACTCTCTTAAATATTGCTCAACATTATATATTGGAACAATTATACTCAATTGCATCTTATCACCTTACAATTCTAGAATCTTTTCTCTATATATATTAATAATAATTTTTTCATCAAATTCCTTTAAAACTTTCTCTCTTCCAGCTATT
It includes:
- a CDS encoding glycosyltransferase encodes the protein MQLSIIVPIYNVEQYLRECLDSLYKIDGIDYEVILVNDGSKDRSREIMEEFKQSYPERTVIVDKENGGLSSARNAGMRVAKGEYISFIDSDDFIDVQEYKKFFFEGEMEDLDVMVGNMRYYTPEKTGAPLFRSDLVKNSGVVTGIEFFGKLFQQPKCFREEVVDDIYRRKFLIDNNIWFNEEIVHEDSEFTPIVYLKAKRVKYIDRAFYFYRQRTGSIMNKVSEKSIISLEKICEKFFKEYQNLDSKIGKETLAKLILSFYSVVIYKRYNGGGDWKRVHNRYKELYRELKKVEKGNIEAQLLYYSVFVPNFLRRCLGKEISNIQKIPKF